The Helicobacter cetorum MIT 00-7128 region ATCTATCTAAATAAACCAACTCTCTTATCTTAACAACACCATGTAATTATTAGTGCTACTTAAATTAAAAAAATCATATCTTTTTATCTTCTCTTGTTTACTTTTTAATCCATTTAATAATTGCCATTTAACCCCCTATTTTCAGTGCTTTTCATCTATATGTCTATTTTCTTATGTTACTTTTTCGCTATTATCTTTTATAAAAAAGTGTTACTTTTTAAATAAAATTAATACTATTTCTGTTAAAATGCGTTTGCCCTTGAGGCTTTTATTTAATTCTAATCACAAGGAGAAAGGATGAAATTAACTCCCAAAGAGCAAGAAAAATTCTTGTTATATTATGCAGGTGAAATCGCCAGAAAGCGTAAGGCTGAAGGCTTGAAATTAAACCAGCCAGAAGCTATTGCCTATATTAGTGCACACATTATGGATGAAGCAAGGCGTGGTAAAAAAACGGTTGCGGATTTGATGCAAGAATGCATGCACTTTTTGAAAAAAGATGAAGTCATGGAAGGTGTGGGAAATATGGTTCCTGATTTAGGCGTTGAAGCATGTTTTCCTGATGGCACCAAGCTTGTAACGGTGAATTGGCCTATAGAGCCTGATAATCATAAAGCGGGTGAAATTAAATTTGGCAGTGATGAAGATATTGAAATCAACGCCCATAAACAAGCCACAGCCATTAAACTTAAGGTTAAGAATAATGGCACAAAATCTTTGCATGTGGGTAGCCATTTCCATTTCTTTGAAGCTAATAGAGCCTTAGAATTTGACAGAGAAAAAGCCTATGGCAAACGATTAGATATTCCAAGCGGAAATACGCTAAGAATTGGTTCTGGTGAGACTAAAGAAGTTACTTTAATTGATATTGGTGGGTCTAAGAAAATTATCGGTATGAATGGGCTTGTCAATAATATCGCTAACGAACGCCATAAGTCTAGCGCAATTGAAAACGCTAAAAAACACGGATTTTTAAAATAAGGAGTTTCCTATGAAAATGAAAAAACTTGATTATGTCAATACTTATGGGCCTACTAAGGGGGATAAAGTAAGACTCGGCGATACTGAGCTTTGGGCAGAAGTTGAGCATGACTATACAATCTATGGCGAAGAGTTAAAATTTGGTGCGGGCAAAACCATTAGAGAAGGCATGGGACAATCTAATAGCCATGATGAAAACACTTTGGATTTAGTGATTACAAACGCTTTGATTATTGACTACACCGGCATTTACAAAGCTGATATTGGGATTAAAAACGGCAAAATCCACGGCATTGGAAAAGCTGGGAATAAAGACATGCAAGATGGCGTTAGCCCTAATTTAGTCGTAGGTGTAGGCACAGAAGCTTTAGCGGGAGAAGGCATGATTATTACAGCTGGTGGGATTGATAGCCACACGCATTTCTTGAGTCCGCAACAATTTCCCACAGCCCTAGCTAATGGTGTAACCACAATGTTTGGTGGCGGAACAGGTCCAGTTGATGGCACAAACGCTACAACCATTACTCCGGGTGAGTGGAATATCCACAGAATGTTAAGAGCCGCTGAAGAATACGCTATGAATATAGGATTTTTAGGAAAAGGCAATTCTTCTAGCAAACAGCAATTAGTGGAGCAAATCCATGCAGGGGTTATTGGTTTTAAATTACACGAAGACTGGGGCACTACACCGAGCGCGATTGATACTTGCTTAAGTATTGCCGATGAGTATGATGTGCAAGTGTGCATCCATACAGACACCGTGAATGAAGCTGGGTATGTGAATGACACGCTCAATGCGATGAACGGACGCGCCATTCATGCATACCACATTGAAGGGGCAGGTGGAGGACATAGCCCAGATGTTATCACTATGGCTGGTGAGGAAAACATCTTACCAAGTTCAACTACCCCGACCATTCCTTATACCATAAATACGGTTGCAGAACACTTAGACATGCTAATGACCTGCCACCACTTGGATAAAAAAATTAGAGAGGATTTACAATTTTCACAAAGTCGTATCCGCCCAGGCTCTATTGCAGCTGAAGATGTCTTGCATGACAATGGCATGATTGCTATGACAAGTTCTGATTCTCAAGCTATGGGAAGAGCGGGGGAAGTCGTGCCTAGAACTTGGCAAACCGCCGATAAAAACAAAAAAGAGTTTGGTCCTTTAAAAGAAGACGCTAAAAATGGGAATGATAATTTCCGCATTAAACGCTATATTTCTAAATACACTATAAATCCTGCCATTACGCATGGCGTGAGTGAATACATCGGCTCTGTAGAAACAGGAAAAATCGCTGATTTAGTCGTGTGGAATCCAGCCTTTTTTGGTGTGAAGCCTAAAATCATCATTAAAGGTGGCTTGGTTGTATTCTCTGAAATGGGCGATAGCAACGCCTCTGTGCCAACCCCTCAACCTGTGTATTACAGAGAAATGTTTGGCCATCATGGAAAGGCTAAATTTGATACTAGCATTACTTTTGTCAATAAGCTTGCCTATGAAAATGGCATTAAAGAAAAGCTTGGCTTAGAAAGAAAAGTATTACCCATTAAAAATTGTCGCAATGTAACTAAGAAAGACTTTAAGTTTAATAACACAACAGGGAAACTCAGCGTAGACCCAGAGAGCTTTGAAGTCTTTTTGGATGGTAAGCTTTGTGTCTCTAAACCAGCGAGCGAACTACCCTTAGCCCAACGCTATACTTTCTTCTAAAAAAGATTTTTATAATGGAGAAGACTTAAAAAGTCTTCTCTACAATGAATTTAAATTCTACTTTCTAAATAATACTGATTAGAACAAGCGTTGATAGATAACTATCTTTTAGATTAGTTTTATATTCACTTCACACACTCGCTAAAATAATGCAAGAAACCTTGCTTAGCCGTTTTAAGTCAGTTCTATAGATTTTGGTCTTTTTACTCTTAAAATTGCTTGACTGATTGCATCTCTTACAACTTAAAACACCCATCCATAGTTCATAAACACATGCATGTTTTGTATGTTTTGATTCAAAGCCACTTCGTTAATCAAATTTTCTGTAATCAATTGCGCCTTGATGCTTTGTTTAATAAGGGGCATACTAATACCTAATGAAATTTTAGAGTGTTTGTAACGATAGTTAAAACCTGTAGTGAAATACACATTGCCTCTATGCTTATTGGCATTTATAACCCCATTAAATTTATAGTAATTATATAGACCCCTAGCTCCAGCAAAGACTCCAAAAGAAGATTTAAAATTTTTGCCCGCATACACATTGATAAAATCTATTAAGAGATTGACGCCACCCCCTACTCCATATTGCTGTGTTTGATTGAGTAAGCCTTGTCTTTTAGAAAAATTGTAATTAAACATCGCATAGTAAGAAAGACCAACAACATTGTTGAAGTAATTTTGATAGCCTATTTGAGTGTTAAAGCCTAGCATAGGGGATTTTTGTCGCTTGCTTGTGTGTGAAGGATTTATAGATGACTGAATCGTGTCATTGAGTGTTTGCATCATATTTGAAACATTTGATACCATGAAATTGTAAGCAAAATAATGCGCATTGCTTGGGGTATTTA contains the following coding sequences:
- the ureA gene encoding urease subunit alpha, which encodes MKLTPKEQEKFLLYYAGEIARKRKAEGLKLNQPEAIAYISAHIMDEARRGKKTVADLMQECMHFLKKDEVMEGVGNMVPDLGVEACFPDGTKLVTVNWPIEPDNHKAGEIKFGSDEDIEINAHKQATAIKLKVKNNGTKSLHVGSHFHFFEANRALEFDREKAYGKRLDIPSGNTLRIGSGETKEVTLIDIGGSKKIIGMNGLVNNIANERHKSSAIENAKKHGFLK
- the ureB gene encoding urease subunit beta — protein: MKKLDYVNTYGPTKGDKVRLGDTELWAEVEHDYTIYGEELKFGAGKTIREGMGQSNSHDENTLDLVITNALIIDYTGIYKADIGIKNGKIHGIGKAGNKDMQDGVSPNLVVGVGTEALAGEGMIITAGGIDSHTHFLSPQQFPTALANGVTTMFGGGTGPVDGTNATTITPGEWNIHRMLRAAEEYAMNIGFLGKGNSSSKQQLVEQIHAGVIGFKLHEDWGTTPSAIDTCLSIADEYDVQVCIHTDTVNEAGYVNDTLNAMNGRAIHAYHIEGAGGGHSPDVITMAGEENILPSSTTPTIPYTINTVAEHLDMLMTCHHLDKKIREDLQFSQSRIRPGSIAAEDVLHDNGMIAMTSSDSQAMGRAGEVVPRTWQTADKNKKEFGPLKEDAKNGNDNFRIKRYISKYTINPAITHGVSEYIGSVETGKIADLVVWNPAFFGVKPKIIIKGGLVVFSEMGDSNASVPTPQPVYYREMFGHHGKAKFDTSITFVNKLAYENGIKEKLGLERKVLPIKNCRNVTKKDFKFNNTTGKLSVDPESFEVFLDGKLCVSKPASELPLAQRYTFF